A part of Micromonospora chersina genomic DNA contains:
- a CDS encoding YdeI/OmpD-associated family protein — MGSAELDELIVADAEALRAWLSANHATSPGVWLALTKKGGSVTTLTWQQAVDEALCFGWIDGQARRRDEESSWIRFTPRRPRSSWSQRNVANVARLEAQGRMLPPGRAAVEAAKADGRWAAAYAPPSEAEVPADLLAAIAAEPAAQAMFDVLTKANRFALIYRVNSVKRAETRERKIAEFVAMLARQETIYPQKAKPANQP; from the coding sequence ATGGGGAGCGCCGAACTGGATGAGTTGATCGTCGCGGACGCCGAGGCGCTGCGGGCGTGGTTGTCGGCCAACCACGCCACGTCGCCCGGGGTCTGGCTGGCCCTGACGAAGAAGGGCGGCTCGGTCACGACGCTGACCTGGCAGCAGGCGGTCGACGAGGCCCTGTGCTTCGGCTGGATCGACGGGCAGGCCCGTAGGCGGGATGAGGAGTCCTCGTGGATCCGGTTCACCCCTCGCCGGCCCCGCAGTTCCTGGTCTCAGCGCAATGTCGCCAACGTAGCCCGGTTGGAAGCGCAGGGGCGGATGCTGCCCCCGGGCCGCGCGGCGGTGGAGGCCGCGAAGGCGGACGGGCGCTGGGCGGCCGCCTACGCCCCGCCGTCGGAGGCCGAGGTGCCGGCCGACCTGCTCGCCGCGATCGCCGCCGAACCCGCCGCCCAGGCCATGTTCGACGTGCTCACCAAGGCCAACCGGTTCGCTCTTATCTATCGCGTCAATTCCGTGAAACGGGCGGAGACACGCGAGCGGAAGATCGCCGAGTTCGTGGCCATGCTGGCGCGTCAGGAGACCATCTACCCGCAGAAGGCCAAGCCCGCGAACCAACCCTGA
- a CDS encoding alpha/beta fold hydrolase, translating into MAETRQVLFIQGGGAGAHDEWDDKLSDGLRRELGDGYEVRYPRMPDEADPSYARWSAAIRREMAALDDGDVVVGHSVGATILVNALAERPPEPELGAIVLVAAPFVGAGGWPGDEFELPDDLGARLPQGVPVHVFHGLRDETAPPSHADLYARAIPQAQLHLLPGRDHQLNNDLTEVAKTIVREDRGSVTQE; encoded by the coding sequence ATGGCAGAGACCCGGCAGGTCCTGTTCATTCAGGGTGGCGGCGCGGGCGCGCACGACGAATGGGACGACAAGCTGTCCGACGGCCTGAGGCGAGAGCTCGGGGACGGGTACGAGGTCCGCTACCCCCGCATGCCGGACGAGGCCGACCCGAGCTACGCCAGGTGGAGCGCCGCCATCCGACGTGAGATGGCCGCCCTGGACGACGGCGACGTCGTCGTCGGCCATTCGGTGGGCGCGACGATCCTCGTCAACGCGCTCGCCGAGCGGCCACCGGAGCCGGAGCTCGGGGCGATCGTGCTGGTCGCCGCTCCGTTCGTCGGTGCGGGCGGCTGGCCCGGCGACGAGTTCGAGCTGCCGGACGACCTCGGCGCGAGGCTGCCGCAGGGCGTGCCCGTGCATGTGTTTCATGGGCTCCGGGACGAGACCGCCCCGCCGTCGCACGCCGACCTGTACGCACGCGCCATCCCGCAGGCACAGCTGCATCTGCTACCCGGCCGCGATCATCAGCTGAACAATGACCTGACCGAGGTGGCGAAGACGATCGTTCGTGAGGACCGCGGATCCGTCACCCAGGAATAG
- a CDS encoding alpha/beta hydrolase, translated as MADAVVIPGARYGPGAPLLMYAGDVAEQRGATVHRYSWSEEFPKPDQPEIESWVGREIAPLIDAVGGRPLLIGKSLGTNAAAIAAGRSLPAVWLTPLLTLPWVADALGRATAPFLLVGGTADKVWDGDIARRLSPHVLEVEGADHGMYVPGPLTESIAVLSRVVVAVEEFLDAIGWPS; from the coding sequence ATGGCTGACGCTGTCGTGATTCCCGGCGCTAGGTACGGACCGGGCGCTCCCCTGCTGATGTATGCCGGCGATGTGGCGGAGCAGCGGGGTGCGACGGTGCATCGGTACTCGTGGTCCGAGGAGTTCCCGAAGCCCGATCAGCCAGAAATCGAGAGCTGGGTCGGCCGGGAGATCGCTCCGCTGATCGACGCCGTTGGCGGTCGCCCGCTGCTGATCGGCAAGTCGCTCGGCACGAACGCGGCAGCGATTGCCGCCGGAAGATCCTTGCCCGCCGTGTGGCTCACGCCCTTGCTCACCCTGCCGTGGGTGGCGGATGCGTTGGGCCGTGCCACCGCGCCGTTCCTGCTCGTGGGTGGCACCGCCGACAAGGTGTGGGACGGTGACATCGCTCGCCGGCTGTCACCCCATGTGCTGGAGGTGGAGGGCGCGGACCACGGTATGTACGTCCCCGGCCCGCTTACCGAGTCGATCGCGGTACTGAGCCGAGTCGTGGTCGCCGTGGAGGAGTTCCTCGACGCGATCGGCTGGCCGAGCTAG
- a CDS encoding helix-turn-helix domain-containing protein, translating to MSNRDIAAQLFLSPKAVAYHLYKAYPKLGVASRTELADLAL from the coding sequence CTGTCCAACCGGGACATCGCCGCGCAGCTGTTCCTCAGCCCCAAGGCGGTCGCGTACCACCTGTACAAGGCGTATCCGAAACTCGGGGTCGCCAGCCGCACCGAGCTGGCGGACCTGGCGCTGTGA
- a CDS encoding squamosa promoter-binding protein 15, with protein sequence MLSVGSEDRLNAEAFSGWLDNDCPRRELGMRPGGCGNLRLITAAGNQWGGHKNPECEVFAGALNHADLAAVVQHFGSLAWHNPHVVQLFVMDQEELFFRVWMIRNGALRQYAPSSPDEEDDEFWPTAGS encoded by the coding sequence ATGCTGTCGGTGGGTTCGGAGGACCGCCTCAACGCGGAGGCGTTCAGCGGGTGGCTCGACAACGACTGCCCCCGTCGCGAGCTGGGCATGAGGCCGGGCGGCTGCGGCAACCTGCGCCTGATCACCGCTGCGGGCAACCAGTGGGGCGGACATAAGAACCCCGAGTGTGAGGTGTTCGCCGGGGCGCTCAACCACGCCGACCTCGCTGCTGTTGTGCAGCATTTCGGTTCCCTGGCCTGGCACAATCCCCATGTCGTGCAGCTCTTCGTGATGGACCAGGAGGAGCTTTTCTTCCGCGTCTGGATGATTCGCAACGGCGCTCTGCGTCAGTACGCCCCGTCGTCGCCGGACGAGGAGGACGACGAATTTTGGCCCACCGCCGGGTCGTAG
- a CDS encoding GNAT family N-acetyltransferase, with protein MLSAQGGLLLRPWEPSDAPVFFAAYRDPEIQHWHTRQPASEDQVREWFQQYRQAWEQETGASWAVTRGGGEVLGRIALGGMNLDDGVAGCAYWVLPAARGAGVASRALTALSAWALGEAGFHRVHLDHSTRNHASCRVAVKAGFLLEGTKRSDAIHSDGRHDMHLHARIAGDE; from the coding sequence ATGCTTTCCGCCCAGGGTGGCCTGCTCTTGCGGCCGTGGGAGCCTTCCGATGCGCCGGTCTTCTTCGCTGCGTATCGGGATCCCGAGATCCAGCACTGGCACACTCGCCAACCCGCATCTGAGGACCAGGTCCGTGAGTGGTTCCAACAGTACCGCCAGGCCTGGGAGCAGGAGACCGGCGCGAGTTGGGCGGTGACGCGCGGCGGCGGTGAGGTGCTGGGGCGCATCGCCCTGGGCGGCATGAATCTCGATGACGGTGTCGCAGGGTGCGCATACTGGGTGCTCCCGGCCGCTCGCGGAGCAGGCGTTGCCTCCCGGGCGCTGACGGCCCTGAGCGCCTGGGCACTCGGCGAGGCCGGTTTCCATCGTGTGCACCTGGATCACTCAACCCGCAACCATGCCTCCTGCCGCGTCGCCGTCAAAGCTGGCTTCCTCCTGGAGGGCACCAAACGCAGCGACGCCATCCACTCCGACGGCCGGCACGACATGCACCTACACGCCCGTATCGCTGGCGACGAGTGA
- a CDS encoding GrpB family protein, translated as MNGRPGNALWYRAARVQVQVYDPSWPERYAEEAELLTRALAGSLLAVEHVGSTAVPGLAAKPVIDILAAVRDFNGFPALVERLQEIGYTYTPESEADDPSRRVFRKGPEDLTRLRTHHLHVTEQGSDYWRRLVAFRDHLRAHPEDAASYVTLKRELAARHAADPARYTRDKRDFVREIERRAISPPPSPGQVPGTAATGRGQGWRHRK; from the coding sequence ATGAACGGGCGGCCGGGCAACGCACTCTGGTATCGGGCGGCACGGGTTCAGGTCCAGGTGTACGACCCGAGCTGGCCCGAGCGCTATGCCGAGGAAGCCGAACTGCTGACGCGCGCGCTCGCGGGATCGCTGCTGGCGGTAGAGCACGTCGGGAGTACGGCGGTGCCTGGCCTGGCGGCAAAACCGGTTATCGACATCCTCGCCGCTGTCCGCGATTTCAACGGTTTCCCGGCGCTGGTGGAGCGCCTGCAGGAGATCGGCTACACCTACACGCCTGAGTCGGAGGCAGACGATCCCAGCCGCCGGGTCTTCCGCAAGGGGCCAGAAGACCTCACCCGTCTCCGCACGCACCACCTGCATGTCACTGAGCAGGGCAGCGACTACTGGCGTCGGTTGGTGGCCTTCCGCGACCACCTCCGCGCCCACCCGGAAGACGCCGCCTCATACGTCACGCTGAAACGCGAACTCGCTGCCCGACATGCCGCTGACCCCGCTCGCTACACGAGGGACAAGCGGGACTTCGTGAGGGAGATCGAACGGAGAGCCATCAGTCCGCCCCCATCCCCCGGACAGGTGCCAGGGACTGCGGCGACCGGTCGAGGTCAAGGGTGGCGACACCGCAAGTAG
- a CDS encoding helix-turn-helix transcriptional regulator gives MLHGRDAEQDRIAALVARARAGESAALVLRGGPGIGKTALLDWAAELTSPTGQPPRVLRASAAEFEAELPFAGLSQLVRPALDRLDRLPPPQRQVLASAFGLGGGAPADRLLVGLAVLSLLADLADDGPLLCLVDDAHWLDSVSAEALLFAARRLHAEGVVMIFAARDGAFPAPGLPELTVGALAPADAVQLLDPQLAPEVRMRVLGEAQGNPLALIELPRVVRAGDAGGPLPLTDRLQAAFHGQVDRLPAGARTLLLVAAVEDSGDLDVLLRAAAPLGGNPADLRPAEEARLVEVTGRRLRFRHPLVRAAVHAAATYPQRLAAHRALADVLTTPDTADRRAWHLAAATTGPDEQVAATLERTAEQARARNGYGAALAAFERAAELSGDSAAQARRLLSAAESGLQSGHLDNAVRLAERAAGLVNEPAFHARVAWVEGHAWFWQGGHQTAYDLMSQGAQLDPGQRDALLVAAFHPAWYLGEPYLGVCLDQLATLDHPVARYQVAAVRGRPLPLATVAAQVGAEPRDRVQLCGLGFVAGQDAETYELTSGLVARCRADGVLGLLPTLLFFLAEAEFFHGRHRDAAVSLDEAVRVARDGNQPLWVSQLLAMQAVLAAVAGDEARCQELVASALDGAAAGAEAGGRAWTLWAQGLLDLGQGRVESAVTRLAALQENPYAHQVCAYRSVPDLVEAAVRAGVPEQAEQAYTRFSAWAERVDQPWATSLAHRCRALLSGDEQDYLLALKAGGRPFEQARTELLYGEWLRRARRKADARGRLHHALGTFDQLGAAPWAARARGELEATGLRAPQPAASAAAELTPQELQIARLAGTGLSNRDIAAQLFLSPKTVAYHLYKAYPKLGVTSRTELAALAL, from the coding sequence ATGTTGCACGGCCGCGACGCAGAGCAGGACCGGATCGCGGCCCTGGTGGCGCGGGCACGGGCGGGGGAGAGCGCGGCGCTGGTGCTGCGGGGTGGTCCGGGCATCGGCAAGACCGCCCTGCTGGACTGGGCCGCGGAGCTGACGTCGCCCACCGGCCAGCCGCCGCGCGTGCTGCGCGCCAGCGCCGCCGAATTCGAGGCCGAGTTGCCGTTCGCCGGGCTCAGCCAGCTCGTACGCCCGGCGCTCGACCGCCTCGACCGGCTGCCCCCGCCGCAGCGGCAGGTGCTCGCCTCCGCGTTCGGGCTCGGCGGCGGCGCCCCGGCCGACCGGCTGCTGGTGGGGCTCGCGGTGCTGTCGCTCCTCGCGGACCTGGCCGACGACGGTCCGCTGCTCTGCCTCGTCGACGACGCGCACTGGCTGGACAGCGTCTCCGCCGAGGCGCTGCTGTTCGCCGCCCGCCGCCTGCACGCCGAGGGCGTCGTGATGATCTTCGCGGCCCGCGACGGCGCCTTTCCCGCCCCCGGCCTGCCCGAACTCACCGTCGGCGCGCTCGCGCCGGCCGACGCCGTCCAGCTCCTCGACCCGCAGCTCGCCCCCGAGGTACGGATGCGGGTGCTCGGCGAGGCGCAGGGCAACCCGCTCGCGCTGATCGAGCTGCCCCGGGTCGTCCGGGCCGGCGACGCCGGCGGCCCCCTGCCGCTGACCGACCGGTTGCAGGCGGCGTTCCACGGCCAGGTCGACAGGCTGCCCGCCGGCGCCCGGACACTGCTGCTCGTCGCGGCCGTCGAGGACAGCGGCGACCTGGACGTGCTGCTGCGCGCCGCCGCCCCCCTCGGCGGTAACCCGGCGGACCTGCGGCCGGCCGAGGAGGCGCGGCTCGTCGAGGTCACCGGCCGGCGGCTGCGGTTCCGCCACCCGCTGGTCCGCGCCGCCGTGCACGCCGCCGCCACGTACCCGCAGCGGCTCGCCGCGCACCGGGCCCTAGCGGACGTGCTCACCACGCCCGACACCGCCGACCGGCGGGCCTGGCACCTCGCCGCGGCCACCACCGGCCCGGACGAGCAGGTCGCCGCCACCCTGGAACGCACCGCCGAGCAGGCCCGCGCCCGCAACGGCTACGGTGCCGCGCTGGCAGCGTTCGAGCGCGCCGCCGAACTCAGCGGGGACTCCGCCGCCCAGGCACGCCGGCTGCTGTCGGCCGCCGAGAGCGGCCTGCAGTCCGGGCACCTCGACAACGCGGTACGGCTCGCCGAGCGGGCCGCCGGCCTGGTCAACGAGCCGGCCTTCCACGCCCGCGTCGCCTGGGTCGAAGGGCACGCCTGGTTCTGGCAGGGCGGCCACCAGACCGCGTACGACCTCATGAGCCAGGGCGCGCAGCTCGACCCCGGACAGCGGGACGCGTTGCTGGTGGCGGCGTTCCACCCGGCCTGGTACCTCGGCGAGCCGTACCTGGGCGTCTGCCTCGACCAGCTCGCGACCCTCGACCATCCGGTGGCCCGCTACCAGGTCGCCGCCGTCCGCGGCCGTCCGCTGCCGCTGGCCACGGTCGCCGCCCAGGTGGGCGCCGAACCCCGCGACCGCGTGCAGCTCTGCGGGCTCGGCTTCGTCGCCGGGCAGGACGCCGAGACGTACGAGCTGACCTCCGGCCTGGTCGCCCGCTGCCGGGCCGACGGCGTCCTCGGGCTGCTGCCCACGCTGCTGTTCTTCCTCGCCGAGGCGGAGTTCTTCCACGGCCGGCACCGCGACGCCGCGGTCAGCCTCGACGAGGCGGTCCGGGTCGCCCGCGACGGCAACCAGCCGCTCTGGGTCAGCCAGCTGCTCGCCATGCAGGCGGTCCTGGCCGCCGTTGCCGGCGACGAGGCGCGCTGCCAGGAACTCGTGGCCTCGGCGCTGGACGGCGCCGCCGCGGGCGCCGAAGCGGGCGGCCGGGCGTGGACGCTGTGGGCGCAGGGCCTGCTCGACCTCGGCCAGGGGCGCGTCGAGTCCGCCGTGACCCGGCTCGCCGCCCTGCAGGAGAACCCGTACGCCCACCAGGTGTGCGCGTACCGCAGCGTGCCCGACCTGGTCGAGGCGGCCGTCCGGGCCGGCGTGCCCGAGCAGGCCGAGCAGGCGTACACCCGCTTCTCGGCCTGGGCGGAGCGGGTCGACCAGCCCTGGGCGACGTCGCTGGCGCACCGCTGCCGGGCGCTGCTCTCCGGCGACGAGCAGGACTACCTGCTGGCGCTGAAGGCCGGCGGCCGCCCCTTCGAGCAGGCCCGCACCGAACTCCTGTACGGCGAGTGGCTGCGCCGCGCCCGGCGCAAGGCCGACGCCCGTGGCCGCCTGCACCACGCCCTGGGCACGTTCGACCAGTTGGGTGCGGCGCCGTGGGCGGCGCGGGCGCGCGGCGAGCTGGAGGCCACCGGCCTGCGCGCCCCGCAACCCGCGGCGTCGGCGGCCGCCGAGCTCACCCCGCAGGAACTGCAGATCGCCCGGCTCGCCGGCACGGGACTGTCCAACCGGGACATCGCGGCGCAGCTGTTCCTCAGCCCCAAGACGGTCGCGTACCACCTATACAAGGCGTATCCGAAGCTCGGGGTCACGAGCCGGACCGAGCTGGCCGCCTTGGCATTGTGA
- a CDS encoding nuclear transport factor 2 family protein has product MELIEKYLTAWNTTDAAARRALIDEVLAADGTYTDPLASVAGRDQIDALIAGVQQQFPGLEFSLAGPVDAHHDLARFTWNLGPAGAEPIVVGFDVAVIADGRIATVHGFLDRVPA; this is encoded by the coding sequence ATGGAACTCATCGAGAAGTACCTCACCGCCTGGAACACCACCGACGCCGCCGCCCGCCGGGCCCTCATCGACGAGGTGTTGGCGGCCGACGGGACGTACACCGACCCGCTGGCCTCCGTCGCGGGCCGCGACCAGATCGACGCGCTGATCGCCGGCGTGCAGCAGCAGTTCCCCGGCCTGGAGTTCAGCCTCGCCGGCCCGGTCGACGCGCACCACGATCTGGCCCGGTTCACCTGGAACCTCGGCCCGGCCGGCGCCGAGCCGATCGTCGTCGGCTTCGACGTCGCGGTCATCGCCGACGGCCGGATCGCCACCGTGCACGGCTTCCTGGACCGGGTGCCGGCATGA
- a CDS encoding MFS transporter, with translation MTVLSARPVRVTAPAARPGAFLPVLLISTFMTAIDAFIVNVALPAMQRDLDAGPAALEWVVAGYVLAVAAGLITGGRLGDRYGRRRVFGLGVALFTAASVLCGLAPTAGVLIGARVLQGLAAALLMPQVLAIVRTSVAPAEQPKAIARYGLTMGLGAVFGQLIGGLLIRADLFGLDWRLCFLINLPIGVAALALLRRVPESRHPATRLDLAGVVLVSAALVALVLPLVEGREQGWPLWTWLSLAGAALLFALFAATQRRSKQPLVDLTLFRERAFSVGLVATQVFWMGQASFFLILALYLQVERGLSALESGVVFIAIGAGYLATSMYAHRIAARLGRQVVSVGALVMAVGLYGMWQAAGHGTGWLVPGLAVDGIGMGIALAPLTTTVLSRINPRHTGAAAGVLATVNQTGNAVGVALIGIVFYRAADLTGGFRAGLVALIVLELALAAIIQLLPRR, from the coding sequence ATGACCGTCCTGAGCGCGCGGCCGGTGCGGGTCACCGCACCGGCCGCGCGGCCCGGCGCCTTCCTGCCGGTGCTGCTGATCTCGACGTTCATGACCGCGATCGACGCGTTCATCGTCAACGTGGCACTGCCGGCGATGCAACGCGACCTGGACGCCGGGCCGGCCGCGCTGGAGTGGGTGGTCGCCGGCTACGTCCTCGCGGTGGCCGCCGGCCTGATCACCGGCGGCCGGCTGGGCGACCGGTACGGCCGCCGCCGGGTCTTCGGGCTCGGCGTGGCACTGTTCACCGCGGCCTCGGTGCTGTGCGGGCTGGCGCCCACCGCGGGTGTGCTCATCGGCGCCCGGGTGCTGCAGGGGCTCGCGGCGGCGCTGCTCATGCCGCAGGTGCTGGCCATCGTGCGGACCAGCGTCGCGCCGGCCGAGCAGCCGAAGGCGATCGCCCGGTACGGCCTGACGATGGGCCTGGGCGCCGTCTTCGGGCAGTTGATCGGCGGCCTGCTGATCCGGGCGGACCTGTTCGGCCTGGACTGGCGGCTGTGTTTCCTCATCAACCTGCCGATCGGGGTGGCCGCGCTGGCGCTGCTGCGCCGGGTGCCGGAGTCCCGCCACCCGGCGACCCGGCTCGACCTGGCCGGCGTGGTCCTGGTCAGCGCCGCGCTGGTGGCGCTGGTCCTGCCGCTGGTGGAGGGCCGGGAGCAGGGTTGGCCGCTGTGGACCTGGCTGAGCCTGGCCGGCGCGGCGCTGCTGTTCGCGCTCTTCGCGGCGACCCAGCGGCGCAGCAAGCAACCCCTCGTGGACCTCACGCTGTTCAGGGAGCGGGCGTTCTCGGTGGGGCTGGTGGCGACCCAGGTGTTCTGGATGGGCCAGGCGTCGTTCTTCCTCATCCTGGCGCTCTACCTGCAGGTCGAGCGGGGCCTGTCGGCGCTGGAGTCGGGCGTCGTGTTCATCGCCATCGGCGCCGGCTACCTGGCCACCTCGATGTACGCGCACCGGATCGCCGCCCGGCTCGGTCGGCAGGTGGTCAGCGTGGGCGCGCTGGTGATGGCGGTGGGCCTGTACGGCATGTGGCAGGCGGCCGGGCACGGGACCGGATGGCTCGTGCCGGGGCTGGCCGTGGACGGGATCGGCATGGGCATCGCGCTCGCCCCGCTCACCACGACCGTCCTCTCGCGCATCAATCCGCGGCACACCGGTGCCGCGGCGGGGGTGCTGGCCACGGTGAACCAGACCGGCAACGCGGTCGGGGTGGCGCTGATCGGCATCGTGTTCTACCGGGCCGCGGATCTGACCGGCGGGTTCCGGGCCGGGCTGGTCGCGCTCATCGTGCTGGAACTGGCGCTGGCCGCCATCATCCAACTGCTGCCGAGGCGGTGA
- a CDS encoding glycoside hydrolase family 15 protein, whose amino-acid sequence MTDGTDLAPARRPAPIRDYGLLGDTRTAALVADDGGIDWLCVPRFDGEPLFGRLVGGPEAGTFRVGPARPATVVDRRYRQHTATLETTWAVGGGSLTLTEGMVTEVKGRLLPTTLLVRRLSAEHEAVEAVVEFDPRLGALHRRPRIHHRRQALVCSWGSVAVSLSSAPELAIETGRATPITVRPGNPVTLVLAVAHREPLIHVEPAAAWDLLVEDENRWRDWTTEIDESLPFREAVVRSLLTMRLLTYSPSQAPVAAPTTSLPEDPGGMRNWDYRYVWPRDASIGVSAFLGVGKAREAHGFLAWLLHASRLQRPRLPALLTLHGRHVPAERDLPGWPGYLASVPVRIGNGAAGQHQLDGYGWVVDAAWAFAQAGQRLYSETWRAVRGFADVVARCWQEPDAGIWEVREPAQHVHSKLMGWLALDRALRIADTHPLPDRQRRRWQEARDAIAAEVRTRGFDPEAGCYVRGYGTPDLDAALLVLPLLDLDSADSPRVRGTIDAVRDRLSAGGPLLYRYPPGRDGFPGGEGAFLPCSFWLVQALARTGRRREAVELFQTLLDHASPLGLYAEEMDPATGAHLGNYPQTLTHAALVQAALAIRDAPPAAR is encoded by the coding sequence ATGACTGATGGAACCGACCTGGCTCCCGCCCGGCGCCCGGCACCGATCAGGGACTACGGGCTGCTGGGCGACACCCGCACCGCCGCCCTCGTCGCCGATGACGGCGGCATCGACTGGCTGTGCGTGCCGCGCTTCGACGGCGAGCCGCTGTTCGGCCGGTTGGTCGGTGGCCCGGAAGCGGGAACGTTCCGCGTCGGCCCGGCCCGGCCGGCGACGGTCGTCGACCGACGCTACCGCCAGCACACCGCCACCCTGGAGACGACCTGGGCGGTGGGCGGCGGGAGCCTCACCCTCACCGAGGGCATGGTGACCGAGGTCAAAGGGCGGCTGCTGCCGACGACACTGCTGGTGCGGCGGCTGTCGGCCGAGCACGAGGCGGTCGAGGCCGTCGTGGAGTTCGACCCCCGCCTCGGCGCCCTGCACCGCCGGCCCCGGATCCACCACCGGCGCCAGGCTCTGGTCTGTTCGTGGGGATCGGTCGCGGTTTCCCTGTCGAGTGCGCCCGAGCTCGCCATCGAGACCGGCCGGGCCACCCCGATCACGGTACGGCCCGGCAACCCGGTCACCCTCGTGCTGGCCGTGGCCCACCGCGAACCGCTGATCCACGTCGAGCCGGCGGCGGCCTGGGACCTGCTCGTCGAGGACGAGAACCGGTGGCGGGACTGGACCACCGAGATCGACGAGTCGCTGCCCTTCCGCGAGGCCGTGGTCCGCAGCCTGCTGACCATGCGGCTGCTGACCTACTCGCCCTCGCAGGCGCCGGTCGCGGCGCCCACGACGTCGTTGCCCGAGGACCCGGGCGGGATGCGCAACTGGGACTACCGCTACGTCTGGCCCCGCGACGCCAGCATCGGCGTCAGCGCCTTCCTGGGGGTCGGCAAGGCCAGGGAGGCGCACGGCTTCCTCGCCTGGCTGCTGCACGCCAGCCGGCTGCAGCGGCCACGCCTGCCCGCGCTGCTCACCCTGCACGGCCGCCATGTGCCGGCGGAACGGGACCTGCCCGGCTGGCCCGGCTACCTCGCCAGCGTCCCGGTACGGATCGGCAACGGCGCCGCCGGCCAGCACCAGCTCGACGGCTACGGCTGGGTGGTCGACGCGGCCTGGGCGTTCGCGCAGGCCGGACAGCGCCTCTACAGCGAGACGTGGCGGGCGGTGCGCGGCTTCGCCGACGTGGTCGCCCGGTGCTGGCAGGAGCCCGACGCCGGCATCTGGGAGGTCCGCGAACCGGCCCAGCACGTCCACTCCAAGCTCATGGGCTGGCTCGCCCTGGACCGCGCCCTCCGCATCGCCGACACCCACCCGCTGCCCGACCGCCAGCGCCGGCGCTGGCAGGAGGCACGGGACGCGATCGCCGCCGAGGTCCGCACGCGCGGCTTCGACCCCGAGGCGGGCTGCTACGTCCGCGGCTACGGCACCCCCGACCTGGATGCCGCCCTGCTCGTCCTGCCGCTGCTCGACCTGGACAGCGCCGACTCGCCCCGGGTCCGGGGCACCATCGACGCCGTCCGGGACCGGCTCTCCGCCGGAGGTCCGCTGCTCTACCGCTACCCGCCGGGCCGCGACGGCTTCCCGGGCGGGGAAGGCGCGTTCCTGCCCTGCTCCTTCTGGCTCGTGCAGGCCCTGGCCCGCACCGGGCGCCGCCGCGAGGCCGTCGAGCTGTTCCAGACCCTGCTCGACCACGCCAGCCCCCTCGGCCTCTACGCCGAGGAGATGGACCCCGCGACGGGCGCCCACCTGGGCAACTACCCGCAGACGCTGACCCACGCCGCGCTCGTCCAGGCCGCACTCGCCATCCGCGACGCCCCACCAGCGGCCCGGTGA